In one Corallococcus sp. EGB genomic region, the following are encoded:
- the fabG gene encoding 3-oxoacyl-ACP reductase FabG — translation MGDKTVLVTGSSRGIGRAIALRLARDGYDVVVHCRSKREEAEAVAAQVREAGRASRVLQFDVADRASTQAALLQDVETHGCYYGVVCNAGIARDNAFPAMTAEEWDGVIHTNLDAFYNVLNPLTMPMVRRRKPGRIVTLSSVSGLMGNRGQVNYSAAKAGIIGATKALAVELAKRDITVNCVAPGLVDTEMVPPEVLEEALKLIPARRMGRPEEVAAAVAFLMSEDAGYITRQVISVNGGMIG, via the coding sequence ATGGGTGACAAGACGGTGCTGGTGACGGGCTCCAGCCGGGGCATCGGCCGCGCCATCGCGCTGCGCCTGGCCCGCGACGGCTACGACGTCGTGGTCCACTGCCGCAGCAAGCGCGAAGAGGCCGAAGCGGTGGCCGCCCAGGTGCGCGAGGCGGGCCGCGCGTCGCGCGTGCTCCAGTTCGACGTGGCGGACCGCGCCTCCACCCAGGCCGCGCTGCTTCAGGACGTGGAGACCCACGGCTGCTACTACGGCGTGGTGTGCAACGCGGGCATCGCTCGCGACAACGCCTTCCCGGCCATGACGGCGGAGGAGTGGGACGGCGTCATCCACACCAACCTGGACGCCTTCTACAACGTGCTCAACCCGCTCACGATGCCCATGGTGCGCCGCCGGAAGCCCGGCCGCATCGTCACGCTGTCGTCCGTGTCCGGGCTCATGGGCAACCGGGGCCAGGTGAACTACAGCGCCGCCAAGGCGGGCATCATCGGCGCCACCAAGGCGCTGGCGGTGGAGCTGGCCAAGCGCGACATCACCGTCAACTGCGTGGCGCCCGGCCTCGTGGACACGGAGATGGTGCCTCCGGAGGTCTTGGAGGAGGCGCTGAAGCTCATTCCCGCCCGCCGCATGGGCAGGCCCGAGGAGGTCGCCGCCGCGGTGGCGTTCCTCATGTCCGAGGACGCGGGCTACATCACGCGGCAGGTGATTTCGGTGAACGGGGGGATGATCGGATGA
- a CDS encoding beta-ketoacyl-ACP synthase has translation MKRVVVTGVGALSPLGHDWKTVEASLRARQNAVQVMEPWKAYEGLNTRLGAPAMPFDLPPSTYSRKTTRTMGRVALMATRASELALQDAGLLGSPLVKSGRLGIAYGSSAGTPENMGDFGKMITHKTTEGITATTYLRMMSHTAAVNIGVFFGITGRIITTSSACTSGSQGIGYAYEAIKLGRQVAMLAGGAEELDATGAAVFDTLFATSTRHNEAPRQSPRPFHAERDGLVLGEGACTLVLEELEHAKARGATIHAELLGYGTNSDGRHVTQPNADTMAEAMRLALEDAGVPASAIPYVNAHGTATDTGDVMESAATKAVFGEKVAISSLKSYMGHTLGACGALEAWMTIQMMRSDWFAPTLHLTAEAVDPKCAPLDYVMGEGRALQTDLVMSNNFAFGGINTSLIFRRWP, from the coding sequence ATGAAGCGCGTGGTCGTCACCGGAGTGGGAGCGCTCAGCCCCCTGGGCCATGACTGGAAGACGGTCGAGGCGTCGCTGCGCGCGCGCCAGAACGCCGTCCAGGTGATGGAGCCCTGGAAGGCCTACGAGGGGCTGAACACGCGGCTGGGTGCGCCGGCCATGCCCTTCGACCTGCCGCCGTCCACGTACTCGCGCAAGACGACGCGCACCATGGGCCGCGTGGCGCTGATGGCGACGCGGGCCAGTGAGCTGGCGCTCCAGGACGCGGGCCTCTTGGGCAGCCCCCTGGTGAAGAGCGGCAGGCTGGGCATCGCCTACGGCTCCTCCGCGGGGACGCCGGAGAACATGGGCGACTTCGGCAAGATGATCACCCACAAGACGACGGAGGGCATCACCGCGACGACGTACCTGCGGATGATGTCCCATACGGCGGCGGTGAACATCGGCGTCTTCTTCGGCATCACCGGGCGCATCATCACCACGTCCAGCGCGTGCACGTCCGGCAGCCAGGGTATCGGCTACGCCTACGAGGCCATCAAGCTGGGCCGCCAGGTGGCGATGCTCGCGGGCGGCGCGGAGGAGCTGGACGCCACGGGCGCGGCGGTGTTCGACACGCTGTTCGCCACCAGCACCCGGCACAACGAAGCGCCGCGCCAGTCCCCCCGCCCCTTCCACGCCGAGCGCGATGGTCTGGTGCTGGGCGAGGGCGCGTGCACCCTGGTGCTGGAGGAGCTGGAGCACGCGAAGGCGCGCGGCGCGACCATCCACGCGGAGCTCCTGGGCTACGGCACCAACAGCGACGGCCGCCACGTGACGCAGCCCAACGCGGACACCATGGCGGAGGCGATGCGGCTGGCGCTGGAGGACGCGGGCGTGCCGGCCTCCGCCATCCCCTACGTCAACGCGCACGGCACCGCCACGGACACGGGCGACGTGATGGAGAGCGCGGCGACGAAGGCCGTCTTCGGGGAGAAGGTCGCCATCTCCAGCCTCAAGAGCTACATGGGCCACACGCTGGGGGCCTGTGGGGCGCTGGAGGCGTGGATGACCATCCAGATGATGCGCTCGGACTGGTTCGCGCCCACGCTGCACCTGACGGCGGAGGCCGTGGATCCGAAGTGCGCGCCCCTGGACTATGTCATGGGCGAGGGACGTGCATTGCAGACGGACCTGGTGATGAGCAACAACTTCGCCTTCGGCGGCATCAACACGTCGTTGATCTTCCGCCGCTGGCCTTGA
- a CDS encoding excinuclease ATPase subunit, producing MKKALLLLALTAASPALARDTVTKVKLADVLALPEAKEKLDGSVKFYLDGAKTPNVLKSLGSDTANKKTNSVGKSDEYACKWAALSALISLQEGAKKNGANAVVNIISYYKKVESKSATEIECHAGSFVTGVALKGDYATVAK from the coding sequence ATGAAGAAAGCCCTCCTGTTGCTGGCCCTGACCGCCGCGAGCCCCGCGCTGGCGCGCGACACCGTGACCAAGGTGAAGCTGGCGGACGTGCTCGCCCTGCCCGAGGCGAAGGAGAAGCTGGACGGTTCGGTGAAGTTCTACCTGGACGGCGCGAAGACGCCCAACGTGCTGAAGAGCCTGGGCAGCGACACCGCGAACAAGAAGACCAACAGCGTGGGCAAGTCGGACGAGTACGCCTGCAAGTGGGCCGCCCTCTCCGCGCTCATCTCCCTGCAGGAGGGCGCGAAGAAGAACGGCGCCAACGCGGTGGTGAACATCATCAGCTACTACAAGAAGGTGGAGTCCAAGAGCGCCACCGAAATCGAGTGCCACGCCGGCAGCTTCGTCACCGGCGTCGCGCTCAAGGGCGACTACGCCACCGTCGCCAAGTAG
- a CDS encoding CocE/NonD family hydrolase, which yields MTLKLPAWCKLLFVWVVLAGPAQAAVPTTGFRFVDIPGSDGVVLKANYIAPATPGPHPAVVFISSWGLNDLEYLAQANALAQKGYVALSYTPRGFWASGGGIDTAGPLDIADTSRVIDWMLANTTANPARIGLAGVSYGAGISLIASGFDSRVKAVAALSGWSDLVASLFGGETRRPQAVALLNLAATLLGRPSPELSTTINDYFANRNIESIKAWGRVRSAATYLSRINANKPAILMANAYGDSLFPPNQLVSFYGQLAGPKRLELAPGDHAVVEATGLLGLPNGVWTSVTRWMDQYVAGMDTGISREAPVVLRTYDGDVEGHASWAQVSTGTQRHGLGAIRLLDGTGTLGGAPTSGSSRVVWSGFDTDADAGVALLTNGLQALTGIPPVVWLPGVNRLNAGVWTSSPTLSGISIRGSASLRLRVTPSTASGTVVAYLYDLLGDYGGLITHVPLSWKGATPGVPLDLDLVFPATAYDVPVLHRLALVVDTEDPLYLDANTTGATLTLGGPSWLDLPVR from the coding sequence ATGACTTTGAAACTCCCTGCGTGGTGCAAGCTGTTGTTTGTTTGGGTGGTGCTCGCCGGTCCGGCGCAGGCCGCCGTCCCCACCACGGGCTTCCGGTTCGTGGACATCCCCGGGAGCGACGGCGTCGTCCTCAAGGCCAACTACATCGCGCCCGCGACGCCCGGGCCGCACCCGGCCGTGGTCTTCATCTCGAGCTGGGGACTCAACGACCTGGAGTATCTGGCCCAGGCCAACGCGCTGGCGCAGAAGGGCTATGTGGCGCTTTCCTATACGCCGCGTGGCTTCTGGGCCTCTGGCGGTGGTATCGATACGGCCGGCCCCTTGGACATCGCGGACACCTCGCGTGTCATTGATTGGATGCTCGCCAACACGACCGCCAATCCCGCTCGCATCGGGCTCGCGGGTGTCTCCTATGGCGCGGGCATCTCGCTTATCGCCTCCGGCTTCGACTCACGGGTGAAGGCGGTGGCGGCGCTCTCCGGCTGGTCGGACCTGGTGGCGTCGCTGTTCGGCGGAGAGACGCGGCGGCCGCAGGCCGTGGCGCTGCTCAACCTCGCCGCGACGCTGCTGGGCCGGCCGAGCCCCGAGCTGAGCACGACCATCAACGACTACTTCGCCAACCGGAACATCGAGTCCATCAAGGCCTGGGGCCGCGTGCGCTCGGCGGCCACATACCTGTCGCGCATCAACGCCAACAAGCCAGCCATCCTGATGGCCAATGCCTATGGCGACAGCCTCTTCCCCCCCAACCAGCTCGTGTCGTTCTATGGCCAGCTCGCGGGGCCCAAGCGGCTGGAGCTTGCTCCGGGCGACCACGCCGTCGTGGAGGCCACCGGCCTGCTGGGCCTGCCCAATGGCGTGTGGACGAGCGTCACGCGCTGGATGGACCAGTACGTCGCGGGCATGGACACCGGCATCTCCCGCGAGGCGCCCGTGGTGTTGCGCACCTATGACGGTGACGTGGAGGGCCATGCGTCCTGGGCCCAGGTCTCCACGGGCACGCAGCGCCACGGGCTGGGCGCCATCCGCCTCCTGGATGGCACCGGCACGCTGGGCGGCGCGCCCACGTCGGGGAGCTCGCGCGTCGTCTGGTCCGGCTTCGACACCGACGCCGACGCGGGCGTGGCGCTCCTCACCAACGGGCTCCAGGCGCTGACGGGCATCCCGCCCGTGGTCTGGCTGCCGGGCGTCAACCGCCTCAACGCGGGCGTCTGGACGTCGTCCCCCACGCTGAGCGGCATCTCCATCCGGGGCTCGGCCAGCCTGCGGCTGCGCGTCACTCCGTCCACCGCGTCCGGCACGGTCGTCGCGTACCTGTATGACCTGCTGGGCGACTACGGCGGGCTCATCACCCACGTCCCCCTCTCCTGGAAGGGCGCGACGCCGGGCGTGCCTCTGGACCTGGACCTGGTGTTCCCCGCCACGGCCTACGACGTCCCCGTGCTGCACCGGCTGGCGCTCGTCGTGGACACGGAGGACCCGCTCTACCTGGACGCCAACACGACCGGCGCGACGCTGACGCTGGGCGGGCCGTCCTGGTTGGACCTGCCGGTGCGCTGA
- a CDS encoding GNAT family N-acetyltransferase, whose protein sequence is MLRCWSPSDAGLALRAIEANLEHLRPWMEWAKRYPMNEAQQAGQLRRMRGLFDLGQDFAYGVFSRDGAEVLGGTGLHPRVGEGALEIGYWMSARHTGRGLATEAAGALTRVAFEVEGVRRVEIHCDPRNLRSAEVARRLGFVHEGTLRQRLVAPDGVLRDVMIWTLLSEEYRASPAAATRVEAFDVLGKKLL, encoded by the coding sequence GTGCTCCGCTGCTGGTCCCCCTCCGACGCAGGGCTGGCACTGCGCGCCATCGAAGCCAACCTGGAGCACCTGCGTCCATGGATGGAGTGGGCGAAGCGCTATCCAATGAACGAGGCGCAGCAGGCCGGGCAGCTGCGCCGGATGCGCGGGCTCTTCGACCTGGGACAGGACTTCGCCTACGGTGTGTTCAGCCGCGACGGCGCCGAGGTTCTGGGCGGCACGGGCCTGCATCCCCGGGTGGGCGAGGGGGCCCTGGAGATTGGCTATTGGATGTCCGCCCGTCACACGGGCCGGGGATTGGCGACCGAAGCGGCCGGGGCGCTCACCCGCGTCGCCTTCGAGGTGGAGGGCGTGCGCCGGGTGGAGATCCATTGTGATCCGCGCAACCTCCGCAGCGCGGAGGTCGCCCGGAGGCTGGGATTCGTTCACGAGGGCACGCTGCGACAGCGGCTCGTCGCACCCGACGGCGTACTCCGCGACGTGATGATCTGGACCCTGCTCTCCGAGGAGTATCGAGCCAGTCCCGCCGCCGCGACCCGCGTCGAGGCCTTCGACGTGTTGGGAAAGAAACTGCTCTGA
- a CDS encoding M13 family metallopeptidase, whose amino-acid sequence MSFRPRPPFGAARMTLGVCATALISACASTSPAEKSPPPAQTAATPAPAAPAGPKPYFGSFGVDTPGMDTAVAPGDDFYRYVNGKWVEATEIPPDRSAFGMFTRLAEDAAKQTRDILEAAAKSDAPAGSEERKLGDFYASFMDEAAIEAKGATPLKPELDRIAAVSNRKALASLLGTTLRSDVDPLNTGSATTDRLLGLWVAEDLNDPSRYAAYLLQGGLGLPDRDFYLKDTPRFKEVREKYQQHIAAQLKNAGIPDAEAKARAIFGLEMKIAQIHWPAQDTQDVAKVNNPWKQADFAKKAPGMDWAAYFASAGLASQKDFIVWQPSAITGIAKLVGSEPLQTWKDYLAFHAIMQGAPNLSKAFVDTGFDFNGKTLSGAQQLSDRWKRAVTFTNGAMGEAVGKRYVEKHFPPAAKAEADQMVRNILAALGRHIDALEWMSPETKARAKEKLGTVQVGIGHPDTWRDYSGLEIVKGDAFGNAERAELFEHKRNLAKLGKPVDRKEWFMTPQEVNALNSPQQNSIIFPAAILQPPFFDPNADPAVNYGGIGSVIGHEIVHSFDDVGAQFDAKGKLSNWWTPKDLAQFQAAGKALAAQFDAYKPLPDMNVNGELTLGENIADVAGVSIAHDAYVMSLEGKPAPTLEGFTGDQRFFLGFAQVWRNKFREPLLRRLLVTDGHSPGMFRAATVRNVDAWYPAFDVKPGQGLYLAPEQRVKVW is encoded by the coding sequence ATGTCGTTCCGTCCCAGACCGCCGTTTGGCGCCGCGCGCATGACGCTCGGCGTCTGCGCGACCGCGCTCATCAGCGCGTGCGCCTCCACCTCGCCCGCGGAGAAGTCCCCGCCGCCGGCACAGACCGCCGCCACCCCGGCTCCCGCCGCCCCCGCCGGGCCCAAGCCGTACTTCGGGAGCTTCGGCGTCGACACGCCGGGCATGGACACCGCCGTCGCCCCCGGCGATGACTTCTACCGCTACGTCAACGGCAAGTGGGTGGAGGCCACGGAGATTCCTCCGGACCGCTCCGCCTTCGGCATGTTCACGCGCCTGGCGGAGGACGCCGCGAAGCAGACGCGCGACATCCTGGAGGCCGCCGCGAAGTCGGACGCCCCCGCCGGCAGCGAGGAGCGCAAGCTGGGTGACTTCTACGCCAGCTTCATGGACGAGGCCGCCATCGAGGCGAAGGGCGCCACGCCGCTCAAGCCGGAGTTGGACCGCATCGCGGCCGTCTCCAACCGCAAGGCGCTGGCGTCGCTGTTGGGCACCACGCTGCGCAGCGACGTGGATCCGCTCAACACCGGCTCGGCCACCACGGACCGCCTCCTGGGCCTCTGGGTGGCGGAGGACCTGAACGACCCCAGCCGCTACGCCGCCTACCTGCTCCAGGGCGGCCTGGGCCTGCCGGACCGCGACTTCTATCTGAAGGACACGCCGCGCTTCAAAGAGGTGCGGGAGAAGTACCAGCAGCACATCGCGGCCCAGCTGAAGAACGCCGGCATCCCCGACGCGGAGGCGAAGGCCCGCGCCATCTTCGGCCTGGAGATGAAGATCGCCCAGATCCACTGGCCGGCGCAGGACACGCAGGACGTGGCGAAGGTGAACAACCCCTGGAAGCAGGCGGACTTCGCGAAGAAGGCGCCCGGCATGGACTGGGCCGCGTACTTCGCGAGCGCGGGCCTGGCCTCCCAGAAGGACTTCATCGTCTGGCAGCCGTCCGCCATCACCGGCATCGCGAAGCTGGTGGGCAGCGAGCCCTTGCAGACGTGGAAGGACTACCTGGCCTTCCACGCCATCATGCAGGGCGCCCCCAACCTGTCGAAGGCCTTCGTGGACACAGGCTTCGACTTCAACGGCAAGACGCTCTCCGGCGCGCAGCAGCTGAGCGACCGGTGGAAGCGCGCCGTGACCTTCACCAACGGCGCCATGGGCGAGGCCGTGGGCAAGCGCTACGTGGAGAAGCACTTCCCGCCCGCCGCCAAGGCCGAGGCGGACCAGATGGTGCGCAACATCCTGGCCGCGCTGGGGCGCCACATCGACGCGCTCGAGTGGATGTCTCCGGAGACCAAGGCCCGCGCCAAGGAGAAGCTGGGCACGGTGCAGGTGGGCATTGGCCACCCGGACACCTGGCGTGACTACTCCGGCCTGGAGATCGTGAAGGGAGACGCCTTCGGCAACGCGGAGCGCGCGGAGCTCTTCGAGCACAAGCGCAACCTGGCCAAGCTGGGCAAGCCCGTGGACCGCAAGGAGTGGTTCATGACGCCCCAGGAGGTCAACGCGCTCAACTCGCCGCAGCAGAACTCCATCATCTTCCCGGCCGCCATCCTCCAGCCCCCGTTCTTCGACCCGAACGCGGATCCGGCCGTGAACTACGGCGGCATCGGCTCCGTCATCGGGCACGAAATCGTCCACAGCTTCGACGACGTGGGCGCGCAGTTCGACGCGAAGGGCAAGCTGTCCAACTGGTGGACGCCCAAGGACCTGGCGCAGTTCCAGGCCGCGGGCAAGGCGCTGGCCGCCCAGTTCGACGCGTACAAGCCCCTGCCGGACATGAACGTGAACGGCGAGCTGACGCTGGGTGAGAACATCGCGGACGTGGCGGGCGTCTCCATCGCGCACGACGCCTACGTGATGTCGCTCGAGGGCAAGCCCGCGCCCACCCTGGAGGGCTTCACGGGCGATCAGCGCTTCTTCCTGGGCTTCGCGCAGGTGTGGCGCAACAAGTTCCGCGAGCCGCTGCTGCGCCGGCTGCTCGTGACGGACGGCCACTCGCCCGGCATGTTCCGCGCGGCCACCGTGCGCAACGTGGATGCGTGGTACCCGGCGTTCGACGTGAAGCCGGGCCAGGGCCTGTACCTGGCGCCGGAGCAGCGCGTGAAGGTCTGGTAG
- a CDS encoding O-methyltransferase: protein MSQEQWTQVDRYITDHMVAPDAMLEAALEASAKAGLPAINVAPNQGKLLMLLARMHGAKRILEVGTLGAYSTLWLARALPPGGRIITLEAVPKHAEVARENIARAGLSGVVEVRLGNAVDTLAQLEEEGQEPFDLTFIDADKVRTAEYFAWALKLSRQGSVIITDNVVRKGGIVDAASADANIQGMRRFFEAVAAEPRVSATAVQTVGSKGYDGFSLALVTG from the coding sequence ATGAGCCAGGAGCAGTGGACCCAGGTCGACCGCTACATCACCGACCACATGGTGGCGCCGGACGCCATGCTGGAGGCGGCCCTGGAGGCGAGCGCGAAGGCGGGGCTGCCCGCCATCAACGTGGCGCCGAACCAGGGCAAGCTGCTGATGCTGCTGGCCCGGATGCACGGGGCGAAGCGCATCCTGGAGGTGGGTACGCTGGGGGCCTACAGCACGCTGTGGCTGGCGCGGGCGCTGCCGCCGGGGGGCCGCATCATCACGCTGGAGGCGGTGCCCAAGCACGCGGAGGTGGCCCGGGAGAACATCGCGCGGGCGGGCCTGTCCGGCGTGGTGGAGGTGCGGCTGGGCAACGCGGTGGACACGCTCGCCCAGTTGGAGGAGGAGGGCCAGGAGCCGTTCGACCTGACCTTCATCGACGCGGACAAGGTGCGCACGGCGGAGTACTTCGCGTGGGCGCTGAAGCTGTCGCGCCAGGGCAGCGTCATCATCACGGACAACGTCGTGCGCAAGGGCGGCATCGTGGACGCGGCCAGCGCCGACGCGAACATCCAGGGCATGCGCCGCTTCTTTGAAGCCGTGGCCGCCGAGCCCCGCGTGAGCGCCACCGCCGTGCAGACGGTGGGCAGCAAGGGCTACGACGGCTTCTCGCTCGCGCTCGTCACGGGGTAG
- a CDS encoding S8 family peptidase, whose product MEINRKSPASTAPTARTDTSRAQAPKAKPLTVRDGFDAQGARPSNFVDRPTGRPATPGASVPASAFTFGSSNVAVKPGANKVADAKPVDGSQPRPKLTGEPVIAVIDGGVDYKHTDLDDSMWTNPGEIEGDGIDNDGNGIADDIHGFNVGTGKGDPFKGEGTDHGTHVAGIIAAEDNGEGNTGIAAGKAKILSVGGLYDGADLLTNFERSVDYLVKMKTEHGVNIRAANASFGDSYRDAASQKRWQAAIQKLADADILLVAATANGNGSNMNNVPDMPANVDLPNVITVASMDRNNDKLARFSSHGDKVVDLAAVGEDVLSTVPGNDWEEMSGTSMATPTVAGTAARMFAENPDLTAVQVRDLILKTVEKDPDLKGKVITGGKLDIQAAIDAAKATVEPKPEPQAVAAR is encoded by the coding sequence ATGGAAATCAACCGCAAGTCGCCCGCCTCCACCGCCCCCACCGCCCGCACGGACACCTCTCGCGCCCAGGCGCCCAAGGCGAAGCCCCTGACGGTGCGTGACGGCTTCGACGCGCAGGGTGCGCGGCCCTCCAACTTCGTGGACCGTCCGACGGGCCGTCCCGCGACGCCGGGCGCCAGCGTGCCGGCGTCGGCGTTCACCTTCGGTTCCTCCAACGTCGCGGTGAAGCCGGGCGCGAACAAGGTCGCGGACGCGAAGCCGGTGGACGGCTCGCAGCCCAGGCCCAAGCTCACGGGCGAGCCGGTCATCGCGGTCATCGACGGGGGCGTGGACTACAAGCACACCGACCTGGACGACTCGATGTGGACGAACCCCGGGGAGATTGAAGGGGACGGCATCGACAACGACGGCAACGGCATCGCGGACGACATCCACGGCTTCAACGTGGGCACCGGCAAGGGCGACCCGTTCAAGGGCGAGGGCACGGACCACGGCACGCACGTGGCGGGCATCATCGCGGCCGAGGACAACGGCGAGGGCAACACCGGCATCGCCGCGGGCAAGGCGAAGATTCTGAGCGTGGGCGGCCTGTACGACGGCGCGGACCTGCTCACCAACTTCGAGCGCTCGGTGGACTACCTGGTGAAGATGAAGACCGAGCACGGCGTGAACATCCGCGCCGCCAACGCGAGCTTCGGTGACTCCTACCGCGACGCCGCGTCCCAGAAGCGCTGGCAGGCCGCCATCCAGAAGCTGGCGGACGCGGACATCCTGCTCGTCGCGGCCACGGCCAACGGCAACGGCAGCAACATGAACAACGTGCCGGACATGCCCGCCAACGTGGACCTGCCCAACGTCATCACCGTGGCGTCCATGGACCGCAACAACGACAAGCTGGCCCGCTTCTCTTCGCACGGCGACAAGGTGGTGGACCTGGCCGCCGTGGGCGAGGACGTGCTCAGCACCGTGCCCGGCAACGACTGGGAGGAGATGAGCGGCACGTCCATGGCCACCCCCACCGTCGCCGGCACCGCCGCGCGCATGTTCGCGGAGAACCCGGACCTGACGGCCGTGCAGGTGCGCGACCTCATCCTCAAGACGGTGGAGAAGGATCCGGACCTCAAGGGCAAGGTCATCACCGGCGGCAAGCTGGACATCCAGGCCGCCATCGACGCCGCCAAGGCCACCGTGGAGCCCAAGCCGGAGCCGCAGGCCGTCGCGGCGCGTTGA
- a CDS encoding toxin-antitoxin system YwqK family antitoxin, with amino-acid sequence MRAPSVMRLVVLSVPLLAAPAWAIERCSFQGKPINLDNGNTTANLTGTVRCVDEDTKKETHTVSFKDGKQDGWEVRRWSDGRAVEQEYRAGKRHGGYKRYEDGRLVETSHYVDDHEQGESLRYHPNGQVSRRVDRQPEDDKSTFADYDETGRLLKAGCGLQTSWEAGLKDCVWKGPSPLVFFHPNGQKRAVIPLKNGRREGVTELFDKDGQRLATNAFSAGLLDGVSTRYADGKALSSTTWARGEREGDETEFFKDGGKKQVVTWKGRQQVKRVEYFQNGERKHELVVTGDRAVESEFDDNGVLRERQNQLKGEWHNGFDPDGVTETFLPDGGAESREHYVKGKAEGRRQVWAENGTLIEDSQWANGRVTERKRWNPDGGLVEDEAFYEDGSRKKKQ; translated from the coding sequence ATGCGCGCGCCTTCCGTGATGCGTCTCGTCGTCTTGTCCGTGCCCCTCCTCGCCGCGCCCGCGTGGGCCATCGAGCGCTGCTCGTTCCAGGGCAAGCCCATCAACCTGGACAACGGAAACACCACCGCGAACCTCACCGGCACGGTGCGCTGCGTGGACGAGGACACGAAGAAGGAGACGCACACCGTCTCCTTCAAGGACGGCAAGCAGGACGGCTGGGAGGTGCGCCGCTGGTCCGACGGCCGCGCCGTGGAGCAGGAGTACCGCGCCGGCAAGCGGCACGGCGGCTACAAGCGTTACGAGGACGGCCGGCTGGTGGAGACCTCCCACTACGTGGACGACCACGAGCAGGGCGAGTCGCTGCGCTACCACCCCAACGGGCAGGTGTCCCGGCGCGTGGACCGGCAGCCCGAGGACGACAAGAGCACCTTCGCGGACTACGACGAGACCGGGCGGCTCCTGAAGGCGGGCTGCGGCCTGCAGACGTCCTGGGAGGCGGGCCTCAAGGACTGCGTCTGGAAGGGGCCCTCGCCCCTCGTGTTCTTCCACCCCAACGGGCAGAAGCGCGCCGTCATCCCGCTGAAGAACGGGCGGCGCGAAGGCGTGACGGAGCTCTTCGACAAGGACGGGCAGCGCCTCGCCACCAACGCGTTCTCCGCGGGCCTGCTCGACGGCGTGAGCACGCGGTACGCCGACGGGAAGGCCCTCTCCTCCACCACCTGGGCCAGGGGTGAGCGGGAGGGCGACGAAACGGAGTTCTTCAAGGACGGCGGCAAGAAGCAGGTCGTCACCTGGAAGGGCCGCCAGCAGGTGAAGCGCGTGGAGTACTTCCAGAACGGCGAGCGCAAGCACGAGCTCGTCGTGACGGGAGACCGCGCGGTGGAATCCGAGTTCGACGACAACGGCGTGCTGCGCGAACGGCAGAACCAGCTCAAGGGGGAGTGGCACAACGGCTTCGACCCCGATGGCGTGACGGAGACCTTCCTCCCGGACGGAGGCGCGGAGAGCCGCGAGCACTACGTGAAGGGCAAGGCGGAGGGCCGCCGCCAGGTCTGGGCGGAGAACGGAACCCTCATCGAGGACTCGCAGTGGGCCAACGGCCGCGTCACCGAGCGCAAGCGCTGGAACCCCGACGGAGGCCTCGTGGAGGACGAGGCCTTCTACGAGGACGGCTCGCGCAAGAAGAAGCAGTAG
- a CDS encoding TetR/AcrR family transcriptional regulator, protein MTQKTEQKQKSHDAILASAAALLLERGIQASSIMDVMKGAGLTVGGFYGHFESKEHLFTETLRSTARTAWNALLRKAKEDAPEAPALKVLERYLSRKHRDAATPACPLPSISAEVSRTGEPYRGALEAELQEFVRSFGELLPAGARRREKALAAIALMSGALSLSRAVRGTKLGDEFLEAARKLGAELLTREGA, encoded by the coding sequence ATGACGCAGAAGACGGAGCAGAAGCAGAAGTCGCATGACGCCATCCTCGCGTCCGCCGCCGCGTTGCTGTTGGAGCGGGGCATCCAGGCCAGCTCCATCATGGACGTGATGAAGGGGGCGGGGCTCACCGTGGGCGGCTTCTACGGGCACTTCGAGTCGAAGGAGCACCTCTTCACCGAGACCCTCCGGAGCACCGCCCGCACGGCGTGGAACGCGCTCTTGCGCAAGGCGAAGGAGGACGCGCCGGAGGCGCCCGCGCTGAAGGTGCTGGAGCGCTACCTGTCGCGCAAGCACCGCGACGCCGCCACGCCCGCCTGCCCGCTGCCCAGCATCTCCGCGGAGGTGTCCCGCACGGGGGAGCCCTACCGCGGCGCGCTGGAGGCGGAGCTCCAGGAGTTCGTCCGCTCCTTCGGGGAGCTGCTCCCCGCCGGGGCGCGGCGCCGGGAGAAGGCGCTGGCCGCCATCGCGCTCATGTCCGGCGCGCTGTCGCTGTCGCGCGCCGTGCGCGGCACGAAGCTGGGGGACGAGTTCCTGGAAGCGGCGAGGAAGCTGGGCGCGGAGCTGCTGACGCGCGAGGGGGCCTGA